GACCTCCTGCCGCAAAACCCGATCGACTCGGCGGCGCGCGCCTTCCAGGGCGAAATCATTGCCATGATGGTCTTCGCGCTGTTCTTCGGCTGGGCGCTCAGCACGGTCATCAAGGAAGAGAACCACCCGATGACCAAGGTCCTCGATGCCATCTTCCAGGCCTGCATGAAGATCATCGCCGTCGCCATTCAGCTCGCGCCGGTCGCCATCTTCTGTATCGTCTTCAACACCGCGTACCGCATGGGCGCCGGCTTCCTCGGCAACGTCGCCTACTTCGCGTTCGTCGTCGTGCTCGGCCTGCTCATCCAGTTCTTCGTGGTGTACAGCATCGTCCTGATCACGATCGGCAAGACCAATCCGTTCGCCTTCTACAAGCAGTGCCGCGAGGTCTACGTCTATGCCTTCTCCACGGCATCGTCGAACGCCACGCTGCCGGTCGCGCTGAAGTGCGCCACGGACGTTCTGAAGATCCCGCCCCGCATCGCCCGCTTCGTCATCACTATCGGCGCGTCCGCCAACCAGAACGGTTCGGGCCTGTATGAAGGCGTCGTCGTGCTGTTCATGGCCCAGGTCTTCAGTGTTGATCTGACCGTCGGACAACAGGTCCAGGTCGTCCTGATGTCCATGCTGGCCGGCGTCGGCACGGCAGGTATCCCGGGTGGCTCGCTGCCGCTGATCGTCGTCCTGATGGTCAACGTCGGTGTTCCGGCCGAAGGTATTGGCCTGATCCTCGGCGTCGATCGCTTCCTCGACATGTGCCGTACGACCCTGAACGTTGCCGGTGACCTGGTCATCGCCAAGCTGATCACGGAATCGGTCGGCCAGGAAGCCATCGACCAGCTTCACGCGTCCTGATTTCCCAGGAATACGCAAACGCTTCAAGCAACGGCCCCGGGCTAACACCGGGGCCGTTTTTTCACTCAAAAAACCTGATCCGACGACGATCTTGACCCTGCGACAGCACCTGCAGATCCGCCACCCGCTGCGCCTGACGGCCCTCGTCAGCGCCTGCGCGCTGCTGATTGCCATGATCGCCTTCGCGACCTATCGCATCAGCCAGCAGATGGGCCTCGCCGAGATGCAGATCACCGGCCGGCACCGGCTCGACCTCTATGCCGCCAGCCTGGAACGCGAGATCGTCAAGT
The uncultured Propionivibrio sp. DNA segment above includes these coding regions:
- a CDS encoding dicarboxylate/amino acid:cation symporter translates to MKQHTKLLLGFIFGVALGLIGYYYFPAKEMVFMGRVTEVFTFIGAIFLRMIFMVTIPLILAALMLGTMELSQGTGGFGKVGSRCLIFTVVLSGIAACIALFTTNTLKPGAGLVFDKAALAANSGVLTIAKNATAAKDKPWFQYLVDLLPQNPIDSAARAFQGEIIAMMVFALFFGWALSTVIKEENHPMTKVLDAIFQACMKIIAVAIQLAPVAIFCIVFNTAYRMGAGFLGNVAYFAFVVVLGLLIQFFVVYSIVLITIGKTNPFAFYKQCREVYVYAFSTASSNATLPVALKCATDVLKIPPRIARFVITIGASANQNGSGLYEGVVVLFMAQVFSVDLTVGQQVQVVLMSMLAGVGTAGIPGGSLPLIVVLMVNVGVPAEGIGLILGVDRFLDMCRTTLNVAGDLVIAKLITESVGQEAIDQLHAS